Proteins encoded in a region of the Streptomyces sp. NBC_01298 genome:
- a CDS encoding MarR family winged helix-turn-helix transcriptional regulator, translating to MTEKESESAPRWLSEPEQQAWYAWRRMFPLVNADIARDLTQDSGLSEADYDVLSVLGSTDGHRMRISALAVLMQWSRSRLSHQLTRMEQRGIVRREEVADDGRGAEVVLTEQGVTTIMTAAPLHVESVRRHLIDILTPEQLSTFAEVGELLRTRLGVERKTR from the coding sequence ATGACCGAGAAAGAGAGCGAGAGTGCGCCGCGCTGGCTCAGTGAGCCCGAACAGCAGGCCTGGTACGCCTGGCGGCGGATGTTTCCACTGGTCAACGCCGATATCGCACGCGATCTGACCCAGGACAGCGGGCTCTCCGAAGCCGACTACGACGTCCTGTCCGTCCTCGGCTCCACCGACGGCCACCGCATGCGCATCAGCGCCCTCGCCGTCCTCATGCAGTGGTCCCGCAGCCGGCTCTCCCACCAGCTCACCCGGATGGAGCAGCGGGGCATCGTCCGCCGCGAGGAGGTGGCCGACGACGGGCGCGGCGCCGAAGTGGTGCTCACCGAGCAGGGCGTCACCACGATCATGACGGCCGCCCCGCTCCACGTGGAATCGGTGCGCCGCCACCTGATCGACATCCTGACCCCGGAGCAGCTGAGCACCTTCGCCGAGGTGGGCGAACTGCTCCGCACCCGCCTCGGCGTCGAGCGCAAGACCCGCTGA
- a CDS encoding AAA domain-containing protein: MSTASTAFDPGAAAGRATDAILRDTLHGAARGVVVDSPPGAGKSTLVVRAARDLAAAGRRLMVVAQTNAQVDDLVLRLHAKDPELKVGRLHSSEGDAYDPALRELDSVVLSAKPGDLAGLPVTISTAAKWAWVKDVEPWEHAIVDEAYQMRSDALLAVAGLFDRALFVGDPGQLDPFSVVGAEQWAGLSYDPSASAVSTLLAHNPDLPQHRLPVSWRLPASAAPLVSRAFYPYTRFRSGTGHGERRMSYGVAGDGSGPDRVLDEAAESGWGLLELPARHTPRTDPEAVRAVALVVRRALDRGAVTVDEQPGGPSPLTADRIAVGTAHRDQAAAVRAALSALGVTGVTVDTANRLQGREYDLTVVLHPLSGRPDATAFHLETGRLCVLASRHRHACVVVARAGIAELLDAHPSSEPVQLGVTMKFPDGWEANHSVLAHLAEHRVVWRP, from the coding sequence GTGAGCACCGCGAGCACCGCCTTCGATCCGGGCGCGGCCGCCGGCCGGGCCACCGACGCCATCCTGCGCGACACCCTGCACGGCGCGGCCCGGGGCGTGGTCGTGGACTCCCCGCCCGGGGCCGGGAAGTCCACGCTGGTGGTGCGGGCGGCCCGGGACCTGGCGGCGGCCGGGCGCCGGCTGATGGTGGTCGCGCAGACCAACGCGCAGGTCGACGACCTGGTGCTGCGGCTGCACGCGAAGGATCCCGAGCTGAAGGTGGGCCGGCTGCACAGCAGCGAGGGCGACGCCTACGATCCGGCGCTGCGCGAGCTGGACTCGGTGGTGCTCTCGGCGAAGCCGGGGGACCTCGCGGGGCTGCCGGTCACCATCTCGACGGCGGCCAAGTGGGCTTGGGTCAAGGACGTGGAGCCCTGGGAGCACGCCATCGTGGACGAGGCGTACCAGATGCGCTCGGACGCGCTGCTGGCCGTGGCCGGGCTGTTCGACCGGGCGCTGTTCGTGGGCGACCCGGGGCAGCTCGACCCCTTCAGCGTGGTCGGGGCCGAGCAGTGGGCGGGCCTGTCCTACGACCCCTCCGCCTCGGCGGTGTCCACCCTCCTCGCGCACAACCCCGACCTGCCGCAGCACCGGCTGCCGGTGTCCTGGCGGCTGCCGGCTTCGGCCGCGCCCCTGGTCTCCCGCGCCTTCTACCCGTACACGCGGTTCCGCAGCGGTACGGGCCACGGCGAGCGGCGGATGTCCTACGGGGTCGCGGGCGACGGCTCGGGCCCCGACCGGGTGCTGGACGAGGCCGCCGAGTCGGGGTGGGGCCTGCTCGAACTGCCGGCCCGCCACACCCCGCGCACCGACCCGGAGGCCGTGCGGGCGGTGGCCCTGGTGGTGCGCCGGGCCCTGGACCGGGGCGCCGTGACGGTGGACGAGCAGCCGGGCGGCCCGTCACCGCTGACGGCGGACCGGATCGCGGTGGGCACCGCGCACCGGGACCAGGCGGCGGCGGTCCGGGCGGCGCTGTCCGCGCTCGGGGTCACGGGCGTCACCGTGGACACGGCCAACCGGCTCCAGGGCCGCGAGTACGACCTCACCGTCGTCCTGCACCCCCTGTCGGGCCGCCCGGACGCGACGGCCTTCCACCTGGAGACGGGCCGGCTCTGCGTCCTGGCCTCCCGGCACCGGCACGCCTGCGTGGTGGTGGCCAGGGCGGGGATAGCGGAGCTCCTGGACGCCCACCCGTCCTCGGAACCGGTGCAGTTGGGCGTGACGATGAAGTTCCCGGACGGCTGGGAGGCCAACCACTCGGTACTGGCCCACCTGGCCGAACACCGGGTGGTCTGGCGACCGTAG
- a CDS encoding histidine phosphatase family protein, giving the protein MAPRILLARHGQTAWSQLGKHTGRTDVPLLEEGKRGAKLLGERLARDPWAGLRGLEVRTSPLVRASESCDLAGFGIQAEPWDALMEWDYGDYEGMTPAEIQAIRPGWLIWRDGVPGGESVADVSARADEVVTWARSAERDVLVFAHGHILRTLAARWLGFEASFGARIRLEPTSLSVLGWAYGAPALERWNDTGHLE; this is encoded by the coding sequence ATGGCCCCCCGCATCCTCTTGGCCCGTCACGGCCAGACGGCGTGGTCCCAGCTCGGCAAGCACACCGGACGCACGGACGTGCCCCTGCTGGAGGAGGGGAAGCGCGGCGCGAAGCTGCTCGGCGAGCGCCTCGCCCGCGACCCGTGGGCGGGCCTGCGCGGGCTGGAGGTGCGCACCAGCCCCCTGGTGCGGGCGAGCGAGAGCTGCGACCTGGCCGGCTTCGGCATCCAGGCGGAGCCCTGGGACGCGCTGATGGAGTGGGACTACGGCGACTACGAGGGCATGACCCCGGCCGAGATCCAGGCGATCCGGCCCGGCTGGCTGATCTGGCGCGACGGGGTCCCGGGCGGCGAGTCCGTCGCGGACGTCTCGGCCCGCGCCGACGAGGTCGTCACCTGGGCACGCTCGGCCGAACGCGACGTCCTCGTCTTCGCGCACGGCCACATCCTGCGCACGCTGGCCGCGCGCTGGCTCGGCTTCGAGGCCTCCTTCGGCGCCCGCATCCGGCTGGAGCCGACCTCCCTGTCGGTCCTGGGCTGGGCGTACGGGGCCCCCGCGCTGGAACGCTGGAACGACACGGGGCACCTGGAGTGA
- a CDS encoding tetratricopeptide repeat protein, which yields MATSPHSPNTPFRRLRGQHSPAEFAALVRRAAKEIGETVSCDARYIGRVESGEIRCPNYAYERVFLHMFPGRTLADLGFSPRETVRGRLAQREQAAPFSAFAKRPRPTGSPAPSRSKESDVLRRAFMAGGSVTVAAATLSLTLLGDSRRLPSRAGESEAAAVEDAVRQIRLLDDRHGADALYRRAAEPLRTAYALLDAGATRQSTEDRLHAGAGELAISVGWLAHDSGRFDDARSHYAEALATARVSGDAGLEAHAFSNMAFLARDCGRPRESVRAAQAGRRAARSLGSPRLLSLLALREAGGWAGLSDRKACEEALTRAHTEFSRGEAGADPEWMSFFGEAELESLESRCWASLGEHARAARHARRAADLQDPHFARNVALYTAELADNLAHAGAPDEAAWAGGRVMELLEEVQSTRIQSMLAATARTLVPHQRSPRVGSFLAKHASA from the coding sequence ATGGCGACGTCCCCCCACTCACCCAACACCCCCTTCCGGCGGCTGCGCGGTCAGCACTCCCCGGCCGAGTTCGCCGCGTTGGTGCGCAGGGCGGCGAAGGAAATCGGAGAAACGGTTTCCTGCGACGCCCGTTACATCGGCCGGGTCGAGTCCGGTGAGATCCGCTGCCCCAACTACGCCTACGAGCGGGTCTTCCTCCACATGTTCCCCGGCCGCACCCTGGCCGATCTGGGGTTCTCCCCGCGCGAGACGGTACGGGGACGGCTGGCGCAGCGCGAACAGGCCGCCCCCTTCTCCGCCTTCGCCAAGCGCCCCCGCCCCACCGGCTCCCCCGCCCCTTCGCGTTCCAAGGAGAGCGACGTGCTGCGTCGCGCGTTCATGGCGGGGGGCTCCGTGACCGTCGCGGCCGCGACCCTCAGCCTCACCCTGCTCGGCGACAGCCGCCGACTCCCCTCCCGCGCCGGCGAGTCCGAGGCGGCCGCCGTCGAGGACGCCGTACGCCAGATCCGGCTGCTGGACGACCGGCACGGCGCCGACGCCCTGTACCGGCGGGCCGCCGAACCCCTGCGCACCGCCTACGCGTTGCTCGACGCGGGGGCGACCCGGCAGTCGACGGAGGACCGGCTGCACGCGGGAGCGGGAGAGCTGGCCATCTCGGTGGGCTGGCTCGCGCACGACTCGGGGCGGTTCGACGACGCCCGCTCGCACTACGCGGAGGCGCTGGCCACGGCCCGGGTCTCCGGGGACGCCGGCCTGGAGGCGCACGCCTTCAGCAACATGGCCTTCCTCGCCCGGGACTGCGGGCGCCCCCGCGAATCGGTACGGGCCGCCCAGGCGGGCCGCCGCGCCGCCCGGTCGCTCGGTTCCCCGCGGCTGCTGTCGCTACTCGCCCTGCGGGAGGCCGGCGGCTGGGCCGGGCTGTCCGACCGCAAGGCCTGCGAGGAGGCGCTGACCCGGGCGCACACGGAGTTCTCGCGCGGCGAGGCGGGGGCCGACCCCGAGTGGATGTCCTTCTTCGGCGAAGCCGAGCTGGAGTCCCTGGAGTCCCGCTGCTGGGCCTCGCTCGGCGAGCACGCCCGGGCCGCCCGGCACGCCCGCCGGGCGGCGGACCTCCAGGACCCGCACTTCGCGCGCAACGTCGCCCTCTACACCGCGGAGCTGGCCGACAACCTGGCCCACGCGGGCGCCCCCGACGAGGCCGCCTGGGCGGGCGGGCGGGTCATGGAGCTGCTGGAGGAGGTCCAGTCGACCCGGATCCAGTCGATGCTGGCGGCGACGGCCCGCACCCTGGTCCCGCACCAGCGCTCCCCGCGCGTGGGCTCGTTCCTCGCCAAGCACGCGTCGGCCTGA
- a CDS encoding spermidine synthase, with the protein MASKGKGKGSTGKGSTGKDSGDKRRGRESTEAPAGQVDGGHAALEPDRERSRAWTLLIDGAPQSHVDLDDPGHLDFSYQRRIGHLIDLFAPARQPLNVLHLGGGAFTLARYTAASRPRSTQQIVEIDAGLVAFVREHLPLDPQARVRVRAVDARAGLAKIPDGWADLVIADVFSGARTPAHLTSAEFLDDVRRALAPGGWYVANLADGPPLSHLRGQIATAASRFKELAMAADPVVWRGKRFGNGVLVAADRELPVAEFTRRVASDPHPGRVEHGRALIEFAGGAAPVSDASAVASPEPPPSVFR; encoded by the coding sequence GTGGCGAGCAAGGGCAAGGGCAAGGGCAGCACTGGCAAGGGCAGCACCGGCAAGGACAGCGGTGACAAGCGGCGCGGGCGCGAGAGCACCGAGGCACCCGCCGGGCAGGTGGACGGCGGCCACGCCGCCCTGGAGCCCGACCGGGAGCGGTCGCGCGCCTGGACCCTGCTGATCGACGGCGCCCCGCAGTCGCACGTGGACCTGGACGACCCCGGACACCTGGACTTCTCCTACCAGCGCCGGATCGGTCACCTGATCGACCTCTTCGCCCCCGCCCGCCAGCCCCTCAACGTGCTCCACCTCGGCGGCGGCGCCTTCACCCTCGCGCGCTACACGGCCGCCTCCCGCCCCCGCTCGACGCAGCAGATCGTCGAGATCGACGCCGGGCTCGTGGCCTTCGTACGGGAACACCTGCCGCTGGACCCGCAGGCGCGGGTCCGGGTCCGCGCGGTCGACGCCCGGGCCGGGCTGGCGAAGATCCCCGACGGCTGGGCCGACCTGGTCATCGCCGACGTGTTCAGCGGGGCCCGCACCCCGGCGCACCTGACGAGCGCCGAGTTCCTGGACGACGTACGCCGGGCCCTGGCGCCGGGCGGCTGGTACGTGGCGAACCTCGCGGACGGTCCGCCGCTCTCCCATCTGCGGGGCCAGATCGCCACCGCCGCCTCCCGGTTCAAGGAACTGGCCATGGCGGCCGACCCCGTGGTGTGGCGGGGGAAACGCTTCGGCAACGGCGTGCTGGTGGCCGCCGACCGGGAGCTCCCGGTCGCGGAGTTCACCCGCCGGGTGGCCAGCGACCCGCACCCCGGCCGGGTCGAACACGGCCGCGCCCTCATCGAGTTCGCGGGCGGCGCCGCCCCGGTCTCGGACGCCTCGGCGGTGGCCTCGCCGGAGCCCCCGCCGTCGGTCTTCCGCTGA
- a CDS encoding class I adenylate-forming enzyme family protein: protein MSTGARYVTDLIDACERYADRPAFGSGSWVLTHSEVLAWTYRLAGALTDLGIRRGSGLACASAGNPPETLLVRLAAHVLGARLTHVCVGPTTHGLNHLLRDCEPALVVHDIPVPPGPGARIGLAALLELAAAREALPVAVAARGEDVARVTYTGGTTGRPKGVASTFAAMAARTATRTEAPDAAPLTFVSTDSLSQRSGGRCLEQLRVGGRSEILHPFGTREFAEACRRLGPASTYLTPSMLYRLLDDPETADGVPGLVRVSYGDSPVHPERLRRALTRWGPGVRWTQGYGMNEAGVLSRLSPADHDAAAADRPHLLGSVGRPAPDVEVEVRGSAPGASGEIWVRSPMVMAGYRNQPALTAEVLRDGWLRTGDVGHVDADGYLYLDDRVKDVVMVHGANIYCGPIETALTRHPAVARAAVVGRTDPLTGEAVCAFLVAAPGHAPTAAAADGACALVAAELAPGQRPAAVFWLPALPLTDRGKPDKRRLRELAAASQN from the coding sequence ATGAGCACCGGCGCGCGGTACGTCACCGACCTGATCGACGCCTGCGAGCGGTACGCGGACCGCCCCGCCTTCGGGTCCGGATCCTGGGTCCTGACCCACTCCGAGGTGCTGGCCTGGACGTACCGGCTGGCGGGCGCCCTGACCGACCTGGGGATCCGGCGCGGCTCCGGGCTGGCCTGCGCATCGGCGGGGAACCCGCCCGAGACCCTCCTCGTACGGCTGGCCGCGCACGTGCTGGGCGCCCGGCTGACCCACGTGTGCGTCGGCCCCACCACCCACGGACTCAACCACCTGCTACGGGACTGCGAGCCCGCCCTGGTGGTCCACGACATCCCGGTGCCGCCGGGCCCGGGGGCCCGCATCGGCCTGGCCGCCCTGCTGGAGCTGGCCGCCGCCCGGGAGGCCCTGCCCGTCGCGGTGGCGGCGCGCGGCGAGGACGTGGCCCGGGTGACCTACACGGGCGGTACGACGGGCCGGCCGAAGGGGGTGGCCTCGACCTTCGCCGCCATGGCGGCCCGCACGGCCACCCGCACCGAAGCTCCCGACGCCGCGCCCCTCACGTTCGTGTCGACCGACTCCCTCTCCCAGCGCTCCGGCGGCCGCTGCCTGGAGCAGCTGCGGGTCGGCGGCCGCTCCGAGATCCTGCACCCCTTCGGCACGCGGGAGTTCGCCGAGGCCTGCCGGCGGCTCGGGCCCGCGTCCACGTACCTGACGCCGTCGATGCTGTACCGGCTGCTCGACGACCCGGAGACCGCCGACGGCGTGCCCGGCCTGGTGCGCGTCTCCTACGGCGACTCCCCCGTCCACCCGGAGCGGCTGCGGCGGGCGCTGACCCGGTGGGGTCCGGGGGTGCGCTGGACCCAGGGCTACGGGATGAACGAGGCCGGGGTGCTCAGCCGGCTCTCCCCGGCGGACCACGACGCGGCGGCCGCCGACCGCCCCCACCTGCTGGGTTCCGTGGGCCGTCCGGCGCCCGACGTGGAGGTCGAGGTACGGGGCTCCGCGCCCGGGGCCAGCGGGGAGATCTGGGTGCGCTCCCCGATGGTGATGGCCGGCTACCGCAACCAGCCCGCCCTGACCGCCGAGGTCCTGCGCGACGGCTGGCTGCGCACGGGAGACGTCGGGCACGTAGACGCCGACGGGTACCTGTACCTCGACGACCGGGTCAAGGACGTGGTGATGGTGCACGGGGCGAACATCTACTGCGGCCCGATCGAGACGGCCCTGACCCGCCACCCCGCCGTGGCCCGGGCGGCCGTCGTGGGGCGGACGGACCCGCTCACCGGGGAGGCGGTCTGCGCCTTCCTCGTCGCGGCCCCCGGCCACGCCCCGACGGCCGCGGCGGCGGACGGGGCGTGCGCGCTGGTCGCGGCGGAGCTGGCCCCGGGGCAGCGGCCGGCGGCGGTGTTCTGGTTGCCGGCGCTCCCCCTGACGGACCGCGGCAAGCCGGACAAGCGCCGCCTGCGCGAGCTCGCGGCGGCTTCACAGAACTAG
- a CDS encoding response regulator transcription factor: MASVLVVEDDQFVRSALIRHLTEASHTVRSVGTALEALREVAHNRFDVVILDLGLPDLDGAEALKMLRGITDVPVIIATARDDEAEIVRLLNDGADDYLTKPFSVEHLSARMAAVLRRTQAADAEPPSRVLRVGGLAIDPLRRQAELDGAVLDLTRREFDLLAFLAGRPGVVVARRELLAEVWQQSYGDDQTIDVHLSWLRRKLGETAARPRYLHTLRGVGVKLEPPA; this comes from the coding sequence ATGGCTAGTGTGCTCGTGGTCGAGGACGACCAGTTCGTACGTTCCGCCCTCATCCGGCACCTGACCGAGGCCTCGCACACCGTGCGCAGCGTCGGCACCGCCCTGGAGGCGCTGCGCGAGGTCGCCCACAACCGCTTCGACGTGGTGATCCTCGACCTCGGACTGCCCGACCTGGACGGGGCCGAGGCGCTCAAGATGCTGCGCGGGATCACCGACGTGCCCGTCATCATCGCGACCGCCCGGGACGACGAGGCGGAGATCGTCCGGCTGCTCAACGACGGCGCCGACGACTACCTGACCAAACCCTTCTCCGTGGAACACCTCTCCGCCCGGATGGCCGCCGTCCTGCGCCGCACCCAGGCGGCCGACGCCGAACCGCCCTCCCGCGTCCTGCGCGTCGGCGGTCTGGCCATCGACCCGCTGCGCCGGCAGGCCGAGCTGGACGGGGCGGTCCTGGACCTCACGCGGCGGGAGTTCGACCTGCTGGCCTTCCTGGCCGGGCGGCCGGGCGTGGTCGTGGCCCGCCGGGAGCTGCTCGCCGAGGTCTGGCAGCAGTCGTACGGAGACGACCAGACCATCGACGTCCACCTGTCGTGGCTGCGCCGCAAGCTCGGCGAGACCGCGGCCCGCCCGCGCTACCTGCACACCTTGAGGGGTGTCGGGGTGAAGCTGGAGCCGCCGGCGTGA
- a CDS encoding sensor histidine kinase, whose product MRWALVKVCLAVTVMVVVAFAVPLGLVVQEMASDRAFSNAERQAATIGPTLSITTDPVQLRKAVESTQMGADRRMGVHVPAVGDTPRVDIGDGWAGERAVSETRRIGRAATVPVRGGGFALLQPVALGSGDIAVVEILVPESEVSNGVATAWVVLAGVGLALVVGSVAVADRLGARLVRPAERLADAAHRLGEGRLGARVPEDGPKELRSAAVAFNSMADQVVELLANERELAADLSHRLRTPLTVLRLNAASLGDGPAAEHTRAAVEQLEREVDTIIRTAREQRPAAAQGPGAGCDASEVIRDRMGFWSALAEDEGREVRLAGVDRTVRIPVARPELAAALDAMLGNVFRHTPEGTPFAVDVHDAGDAVIVLVSDAGGGIADPDAALRRGNDGGRDGSTGLGLDIVRRVAESTGGDVRLGRSVLGGTEVRVWIALDGRTRGESARGGRSRRRRRRN is encoded by the coding sequence GTGAGGTGGGCCCTCGTCAAGGTGTGCCTCGCGGTCACCGTGATGGTGGTCGTGGCCTTCGCCGTACCGCTCGGGCTGGTCGTCCAGGAGATGGCCAGCGACCGGGCGTTCTCCAACGCCGAGCGGCAGGCCGCCACCATCGGGCCGACGCTGTCCATCACCACCGACCCGGTGCAGTTGCGCAAGGCCGTGGAGTCCACGCAGATGGGCGCCGACCGGCGGATGGGCGTGCACGTCCCGGCCGTCGGGGACACCCCGCGCGTGGACATCGGCGACGGCTGGGCCGGCGAGCGCGCCGTCTCCGAGACCCGGCGGATCGGGCGGGCCGCGACCGTCCCGGTGAGGGGCGGCGGTTTCGCGCTGCTCCAGCCCGTGGCCCTCGGCTCCGGGGACATCGCCGTGGTGGAGATCCTGGTGCCGGAGAGCGAGGTCAGCAATGGCGTCGCCACCGCCTGGGTGGTCCTCGCGGGCGTCGGGCTCGCCCTGGTCGTGGGCTCGGTGGCGGTCGCGGACCGGCTCGGCGCGCGCCTGGTGCGGCCCGCCGAGCGGCTCGCGGACGCCGCGCACCGGCTGGGCGAGGGGCGGCTGGGGGCCCGGGTGCCGGAGGACGGGCCGAAGGAACTCCGCTCGGCGGCCGTCGCGTTCAACTCGATGGCGGACCAGGTGGTGGAACTCCTGGCCAACGAGCGGGAGCTGGCCGCCGACCTCTCGCACCGGCTGCGGACCCCGCTGACGGTGCTCCGCCTCAACGCGGCCTCCCTCGGCGACGGCCCGGCGGCGGAGCACACCCGGGCGGCCGTGGAGCAGCTGGAGCGGGAGGTCGACACGATCATCCGTACCGCCCGCGAGCAGCGTCCGGCCGCCGCGCAGGGTCCGGGCGCCGGCTGCGACGCCTCCGAGGTGATCCGCGACCGGATGGGGTTCTGGTCGGCGCTGGCGGAGGACGAGGGCCGCGAGGTGCGGCTCGCGGGGGTGGACCGTACGGTACGGATCCCCGTGGCCCGGCCGGAACTCGCCGCGGCGCTGGACGCCATGCTGGGCAACGTGTTCCGGCACACCCCCGAGGGCACCCCGTTCGCGGTGGACGTCCACGACGCCGGGGACGCGGTCATCGTGCTCGTCTCGGACGCGGGGGGCGGCATCGCCGATCCGGACGCGGCCCTGCGGCGCGGCAACGACGGCGGCCGCGACGGGTCGACGGGCCTGGGGCTGGACATCGTGCGGCGGGTCGCGGAGTCGACGGGCGGGGACGTGCGGCTGGGGCGCTCGGTGCTCGGCGGCACCGAGGTGCGGGTGTGGATCGCCCTGGACGGGCGGACGCGGGGCGAGTCCGCCCGCGGCGGACGCAGCCGGCGCAGGCGGCGGCGCAACTGA
- a CDS encoding DUF5993 family protein, translating to MDTLIFGGLLATSIAMYRDSPRFVVLGAWWLVLLAVILLMAHHITSGLALTLSY from the coding sequence ATGGACACCCTCATCTTCGGCGGCCTCCTCGCCACCTCCATCGCGATGTACCGGGACTCCCCGAGGTTCGTCGTGCTCGGCGCCTGGTGGCTCGTGCTCCTCGCCGTGATCCTGCTGATGGCGCACCACATCACCAGCGGCCTCGCCCTCACCTTGAGCTACTGA
- a CDS encoding disulfide bond formation protein B, translated as MSSLLPEASLEGGLLGRVQFWFACAFAVGWTGVVCGGLFYQFGMGEYPCPLCIVQRMFMLLAAMGAAHIVRTALSRGAVGGRDYMMGWGLSLVAVTAGSFASWRQTTLHILPGDKGYGSEVFGLHLYVWALILFQASVVAVGIVLAFAHATADRVVPAQESGPYRTVGMLALWFLSLVIAVNLVAVFLEEGFHWFLPDDPTRYQFFYDVGILD; from the coding sequence ATGTCCAGCCTCCTCCCGGAGGCTTCCCTGGAGGGCGGCCTGCTGGGCCGGGTCCAGTTCTGGTTCGCGTGCGCCTTCGCCGTCGGCTGGACGGGGGTGGTGTGCGGCGGGCTCTTCTACCAGTTCGGGATGGGGGAGTACCCGTGCCCGCTCTGCATCGTGCAGCGGATGTTCATGCTGCTGGCGGCCATGGGGGCGGCCCACATCGTCCGGACGGCGCTCTCGCGCGGGGCGGTCGGCGGCCGCGACTACATGATGGGCTGGGGCCTGTCCCTGGTCGCCGTGACCGCCGGCTCGTTCGCCTCGTGGCGGCAGACGACGCTGCACATCCTGCCCGGTGACAAGGGGTACGGGAGCGAGGTGTTCGGCCTGCACCTCTACGTCTGGGCGTTGATCCTCTTCCAGGCCTCGGTCGTCGCCGTCGGCATCGTCCTGGCCTTCGCCCACGCCACCGCGGACCGGGTCGTCCCGGCGCAGGAATCGGGACCGTACCGCACGGTGGGGATGCTCGCGCTGTGGTTCCTGTCCCTGGTGATCGCCGTGAACCTCGTGGCCGTCTTCCTGGAAGAGGGCTTCCACTGGTTCCTGCCGGACGACCCGACGCGCTACCAGTTCTTCTACGACGTGGGGATCCTGGACTAG
- a CDS encoding NADPH-dependent F420 reductase has product MRYAVLGTGIVGRTVATRLLSLGHEVVIGTRNPGATLDRAEYAAWQRANPAAGLAPFAEAARLGEVLVNATGGQVSVAALTEADAAHLDGKILIDIANPLDFSRGFPPGLDPVDSDSLGELIQRTFPGLRVVKTLNTMNCQVMVDPGRVPGAHTVFLSGEDAGAKKAVRELLYSFDWSEHSVIDLGGIESARGTEMLLPVWLRLMGTLGHTDFNFHIQGANRTE; this is encoded by the coding sequence ATGCGCTACGCAGTCCTCGGCACCGGGATCGTCGGCCGTACGGTCGCCACCCGGTTGCTCTCCCTCGGCCACGAGGTCGTCATCGGCACCCGGAACCCCGGGGCCACCCTCGACCGCGCCGAGTACGCCGCGTGGCAGCGGGCCAACCCGGCGGCGGGCCTCGCCCCCTTCGCGGAGGCGGCGCGGCTCGGCGAGGTGCTCGTCAACGCCACGGGCGGGCAGGTCAGCGTGGCCGCCCTGACGGAGGCCGACGCCGCGCACCTGGACGGCAAGATCCTGATCGACATCGCGAACCCCCTGGACTTCTCGCGCGGGTTCCCGCCCGGCCTCGACCCGGTGGACAGCGACAGCCTGGGCGAGCTGATCCAGCGGACCTTCCCGGGGCTGCGCGTGGTCAAGACGCTGAACACGATGAACTGCCAGGTCATGGTTGACCCGGGCAGGGTCCCCGGCGCACACACGGTGTTCCTCTCGGGTGAGGACGCCGGGGCGAAGAAGGCGGTACGGGAACTCCTGTACTCCTTCGACTGGAGCGAGCACAGCGTCATCGACCTGGGCGGCATCGAGAGCGCGCGCGGCACGGAGATGCTGCTGCCGGTCTGGCTCCGGCTGATGGGGACCCTGGGGCACACGGACTTCAACTTCCACATCCAGGGCGCGAACCGGACGGAGTAG